TATTCACAGCTTTGGGCATGTCTAgtagtcaatgatctctcaccaggaggtacactatagggctgcaactaatgattattttggtagtcaaataatctgatgattatttttttgattagtcaacgattatttctgccatgttcgccatctctaaaaaacaataaaaacagctgaacatgagatttaaaaggcatttaaatgtctggatgttgtttaaacgtggaaagtactgatatttagtaagtaaatatataatctgttgtgtttgggcacttttggagacacaaactaagttgattttaaactgtgtgagtgagccatttacccatttcCCATTGTGCTATTGTCCCCAGCACATTGTGTAATGCAGGACtcttacaaattaacgattagtcaacaatgaaatttgtagtcgacaaatttaaataatcaacactattgattatatcgactaattgttgcagccctagtacacTAACGGAAGGGCAGCAGGGAAAGCACTTTTACACCCTTATATGCTTTACATATATGCCTAAAACATAACTGCAGGATGAACCTTTGTAGTATCCCACTAATTGTTTAGACCCTagaatattgtttatatattattaacagCACTTCCATACGTTATCATATCACTTTCATCAATGTGTGATCTCGTTATAATACTATTATCCTGTTCTCTGCAGATGATCTTGCTCTAGACCCATTCTCCACAGAAGACAGAGACGCCTCAGACGGCTGGCCTCTTCCCTCTGGTCCAGAGATGCTCGTCCAGCAGCAGGATGCCGAGGCCACCTCTTTGGGACTGTCCCGCAGCAGGCAGGAGGGCACAGTGTTCAACCGTCCTGCGCGCTCCATCCTGTCTGAGGAGGTTCTGGAGGCCCTGCGTACATCCAGCAGGAAGGGCCGGGACGTGGTGGTGGGACTGTCTAACGCCTGCTGCAAGTGGGGCTGCAGCAAGAGCGAGATCAGCTCCTTGTGCTGaaagtgcttgtgtgtgtgtgtgtgtgtgtaaggctgtgcatgtaaggttgtgtgtgtgtgcgtacgtgtctgtgtgtcttcctgTTTTCACAGACAGTTTGAGATTGCTGCTACTGTTAACTGTGTGAACTTTTTTTGCTTTATAATGACACGTGGGCTCATGCCCTAAATTGCCCTCTGTTtggattttaatttaaatgtgttCTTATGGTCGCTACTGAGCACaaaatgtatttcattgtttTATAATATGGTGAACTCTTGAATAAAGACATTGTTGAATCAATTCTCATAGCCATGTGAacagtttacagtattttttgtgtTCAATAATATGTGTCTTCAGATTGTCagatttacttttaaaatcaaataggaacacattttgtttttcacATAAAAACTCCTAGTAAATTAACCAGACTATATATTCAAGTAAAAGTTATTTACAGTTCTTGGTGGACTTTATAATTGTTTATCATTCATAATTTACTAAACTTCACATTAATCTATGCATTTTTCTTGTTGGTTCCTGGCCTCATTTAATTAAGATAATCATGCCCATCCAAAAATGACAACAATCATGAAATATAGATAGTGCAGCCCAATTTTAAAACACTGGACAGGGTTGTTTGCTCTGCCCCCTCCCCATCAATGCAAATCCCACACAGGTTCCCAAGTTCAAGGTCATTAAACTTACAGAAATTAGCACATTCCTCTGCTGTGGCTGATAGCAGTTCAGAGTTCGCTGTAGCATGACAGCATTAATATCACACTAATTAAAATTATTTGAGAAAATCTTAATGTATGGTTAAAACAGAAGGTCAACATGTTTTATTCAAAAGCAACTTTttgctaaaattcatacatgataAGATATAAACTGTAAATAATACTTGGATTAAACTGGGAAACTGTGATTTCTAAGTTGTttgatataaaattattaaaaatctaaacattttaaacttaattATGGCGGATTAGgcgcagtttaacctgatattaggcagataatatactgctatgaacaaacgctatctctgctgctccatgcttgTTTACTTATGCagtgatgtgcagtgttcactgctcacatctacCCTGCTCgtctcattaaaaacactgtttaaaacacagtatttaagcagctTCACACAGCACAGATATAATATGCGCTGGAGCTCAAAATCTTCTCGCAATTGTTACTTTCTTGGTGCGCatttatatatagttattatagttttaagagttcagaaatcagtatttggtggaataaccctgggtttttatcacagtttttgtgtatcttggcatgttctcctccaccagtcttacacactgcttttggataattatggcactcctggtgcaaagattcaagcagttcagcatggtttgatggcttgtgatcatccatcttcctcttgattatatttcagaggttttagatttggtaaaatcaaagaaacttatcatttttaagtggtatcttattttgttttcagagctgtaccaTAATTGGCTGTTACGAGGTGGGATGTTGCAGTAGCCACATTGTCTACACTGATATAGACCGTTATAGTGAGCTTTTTCTTCCTAAAAACGGCAGATTTTGCTTTTAAGCATCACATATttaaatttaacataaaataatgtCTTATTTAAACGTTATATTTCGCTCTGCCACCGCGTTTTGGTGTTAAACCGGTCTGTAGAGAGCGTCCACATGGCTTTCAGTAGCATTCTGGGCGGAGCCTGTGACGGGAAATCCTGGCATCTGCGTACATACTCAGTTGGTTTAGTCCAAGAAGGGGGGGTTGGCGTTTAAGATAAAGAATTAACATTTAGAAACGAAGCTTATTATCTACATTTGGGTGGGTATTCTAAagtatgaaaaataaaatgtacagggcCTAAAAAAGTCTGAGCACGAAACTGTGagagatgtttttttaatgttattaagcTGTTTTTATATGTCCACCCCCCATACGTGGAGAATGGTGCTTGCCATATGTGTAAACACGCATGTGCTGTCAGACTGAAAGCTAAGAATGAGAATGAAAGCTAAGATGGAGAGTTGCGTAAGATAGAATATAAATAGaattttactgtttgttttttaaagaaaacgaGTCGCAGTGGATGTGTATGTTCATAAACTAGTTTAGGAAG
The sequence above is drawn from the Astyanax mexicanus isolate ESR-SI-001 chromosome 19, AstMex3_surface, whole genome shotgun sequence genome and encodes:
- the rln3a gene encoding relaxin-3a, which translates into the protein MWKAAVLATCLLLAGVKAMNGPTYGVKLCGREFIRAVIFTCGGSRWRRSIMSSDDLALDPFSTEDRDASDGWPLPSGPEMLVQQQDAEATSLGLSRSRQEGTVFNRPARSILSEEVLEALRTSSRKGRDVVVGLSNACCKWGCSKSEISSLC